In Primulina huaijiensis isolate GDHJ02 chromosome 4, ASM1229523v2, whole genome shotgun sequence, a genomic segment contains:
- the LOC140974758 gene encoding mitogen-activated protein kinase kinase kinase 20-like gives MAVKSAEVSVSGSIQKERVVLSNVKGCPNVIKCFGEETTTGDNGMMVYNLLLEYGSGGTLAQRIKKSGSGGLPEFEARVYARCILRGLKHIHGIGYVHCDLKPDNIFLLPSFRREGNTEFRAKIGDFGLAKRVKQNKKRKLGPYWRGTPMYLSPEAVMDNVQEAPSDIWAVGCIVLEMLTGKHPWHGEKELKAEEILAKIGTRDESPKFPNDISEDARDFLKGCFVRKSSFSMTAEMLLNHPFINGLKDNEAIEYVEEPEGLNEIETILVVSESDYELSSGSYSDEWGYTSDGDSFSYWTDEDVNYCENKAVSVEEVEVEKLESITNSSIDAGLTQSTEASSEVSPRKETQFPVCFTISTGV, from the coding sequence ATGGCTGTAAAATCGGCTGAGGTTTCGGTTTCCGGTTCAATTCAGAAGGAGCGGGTGGTTTTGAGTAATGTCAAGGGATGTCCGAATGTAATCAAGTGTTTTGGGGAGGAGACGACGACGGGAGATAATGGTATGATGGTGTATAATCTGTTATTGGAGTATGGTTCTGGTGGAACCTTGGCACAGAGGATTAAGAAATCCGGTAGCGGTGGATTGCCTGAATTTGAGGCTAGGGTGTACGCAAGGTGCATTCTTAGAGGTTTGAAGCATATTCATGGCATTGGCTATGTTCATTGCGATTTGAAGCCcgataatatttttcttttgccTAGTTTTCGAAGAGAAGGAAATACTGAATTTCGTGCTAAGATTGGAGATTTCGGATTGGCAAAGAGGGTAAAACAGAATAAGAAGAGGAAGCTGGGTCCTTATTGGAGGGGCACTCCTATGTATTTGTCGCCCGAGGCTGTGATGGATAACGTGCAAGAAGCTCCAAGTGATATTTGGGCGGTCGGGTGTATTGTGCTGGAGATGTTAACTGGGAAGCATCCGTGGCACGGAGAAAAAGAGTTGAAGGCAGAGGAGATTCTTGCGAAGATTGGTACGAGGGATGAATCACCGAAATTTCCAAATGATATATCGGAAGATGCTAGGGATTTTCTAAAGGGTTGTTTTGTGAGGAAGTCCAGTTTCAGTATGACTGCCGAAATGCTGTTGAATCATCcgtttattaatggcttgaaaGACAACGAAGCAATCGAATACGTTGAGGAGCCTGAAGGTTTGAATGAGATTGAGACTATATTGGTGGTATCCGAGAGCGACTATGAGTTGAGTTCGGGATCGTATTCAGACGAGTGGGGCTATACTTCTGACGGGGATTCATTTTCTTATTGGACTGATGAGGATGTAAACTATTGTGAGAATAAAGCCGTGTCTGTTGAAGAAGTTGAGGTTGAAAAACTTGAAAGCATCACAAACTCCAGCATTGATGCTGGACTGACTCAATCGACCGAGGCTTCATCAGAAGTTTCACCAAGAAAAGAAACGCAGTTTCCTGTTTGTTTTACCATTTCTACGGGCGTCTAG